In the genome of Ignavibacteriota bacterium, one region contains:
- a CDS encoding radical SAM protein: protein MIKINEIFYSIQGESSYAGLPCIFVRLTYCNIRCSYCDTEYAFYEGKDFTVEQIFSEIEKYKCKLVEITGGEPLFQKESLTLMEMLCDKNYEVMLETGGSLSIENVDKRVKIILDFKCPSSKMEKKNYYENVNFLKPIDEVKFVIGDYQDFLWSKNLIEKFELKKKCEILFSPVFGKIEYKQLVEWILNENLNVRFQIQQHKHIWEPNKRGV, encoded by the coding sequence TTGATTAAAATAAATGAAATTTTTTACTCCATTCAAGGCGAAAGCTCGTATGCGGGTTTACCTTGTATTTTTGTAAGGCTGACTTACTGCAATATAAGATGTTCATACTGCGATACCGAATATGCCTTTTACGAAGGAAAAGATTTTACAGTTGAGCAGATATTTTCTGAAATAGAAAAGTACAAATGTAAATTAGTTGAGATTACCGGAGGTGAGCCGCTTTTTCAAAAAGAAAGTCTGACTTTGATGGAAATGTTGTGTGATAAAAATTATGAGGTAATGTTAGAAACCGGAGGAAGTCTTTCCATTGAAAATGTAGATAAAAGAGTAAAAATAATATTAGATTTTAAATGTCCTTCAAGTAAAATGGAAAAGAAAAATTATTATGAAAATGTTAATTTTTTAAAACCTATTGACGAAGTAAAATTTGTTATTGGAGATTATCAAGATTTTTTATGGTCTAAAAATTTAATTGAAAAATTTGAGTTGAAAAAAAAATGTGAAATTTTATTTTCACCGGTATTCGGCAAAATTGAATACAAACAATTAGTTGAATGGATCTTAAATGAAAATTTAAATGTGAGATTTCAAATTCAGCAGCATAAACATATTTGGGAACCAAATAAAAGAGGCGTATGA
- a CDS encoding HD domain-containing protein produces MLNQTKLKQLKNQDKVDHFLLLSNFSIKSAKTGKNFLDMELRDDSSSLNAKMWNGFEQFLDQLKPGVILKVNGIIDEFNNQLQIKIDKLKAANPNENITVEDFLPKSKRSLDEMEAEFGTAINSINSIKLKLLLKNIFTAKNFNKYKKVPAGKSWHHAYISGLLEHTLEIVKICELMCKFHPEANRDLLVAGAILHDFGKIEELDFKSGFDYTDKGKLLGHIVIAANIIENESNKIDDFPEELKNQLLHLVLSHQGKLEYASPVTPKTLEAIILYQADELSAKANAYKNAIAAEKESGNKWTKYLPLAETSLYLKDFNEDENGFKETLF; encoded by the coding sequence ATGTTGAATCAAACAAAATTAAAACAACTGAAAAACCAAGATAAAGTTGATCACTTTTTGTTGCTCTCAAATTTTTCTATTAAATCCGCTAAAACCGGAAAGAATTTTTTGGATATGGAATTAAGAGACGATTCTTCATCACTGAACGCAAAGATGTGGAATGGTTTTGAACAATTTTTAGACCAACTTAAACCCGGTGTTATATTGAAAGTAAACGGAATTATTGATGAATTTAATAATCAGCTCCAAATTAAAATTGATAAATTAAAAGCCGCAAATCCAAATGAAAATATTACAGTAGAAGACTTTCTTCCAAAATCAAAGCGCAGTTTGGATGAAATGGAAGCTGAATTTGGTACAGCAATTAATTCAATAAATTCAATTAAATTAAAGCTTCTTCTTAAAAATATTTTCACCGCAAAAAATTTTAATAAATATAAGAAAGTTCCCGCCGGAAAATCTTGGCATCACGCGTATATTTCCGGCTTGCTTGAACATACATTAGAAATAGTAAAAATTTGTGAATTGATGTGTAAGTTTCACCCTGAAGCAAACAGAGATTTGTTAGTCGCAGGTGCAATTCTACACGATTTTGGCAAAATTGAAGAATTGGATTTTAAATCCGGTTTTGATTATACCGATAAAGGGAAATTATTAGGACATATTGTAATTGCAGCGAATATAATTGAAAATGAATCAAATAAAATTGATGACTTTCCTGAAGAATTGAAAAATCAACTTCTGCATTTAGTGTTAAGTCACCAAGGAAAATTGGAATACGCTTCTCCAGTTACTCCAAAAACATTGGAAGCAATAATTCTTTATCAAGCGGATGAACTTAGCGCAAAAGCCAATGCATACAAAAATGCAATTGCCGCTGAAAAGGAAAGCGGAAATAAATGGACTAAATATTTACCACTTGCCGAAACCTCGTTGTATCTAAAAGATTTTAATGAAGATGAAAATGGATTTAAAGAAACGTTGTTTTAA
- a CDS encoding hybrid sensor histidine kinase/response regulator gives MQYDDSVNQIVKTFKVISKEEKPIWFKEFISLDKVNNNSFFSLLVDITDIKQKEIEFNNIIEAKTVQNNSKDKLISIISHDLRAPFTSLLGFSEILLNEPNLGEEEKREYLNYIYDASQIQLQMVNHLLDWTRLQTGAMKFEPQRIEIRDIIENCISVLTGVAIRKNIEIKVEGGKGVFVNADEKLITQAITNLLSNAVKFTPGGKKIKVDIGLFKENMIEVIVKDEGVGISESNQMKLFKVESKFSQLGTAGEKGSGLGLALVKEIVDKHSGKIWFYSELQKGSEFHFTIPRADDTILIVEEHEDLRKEYEKIFKIKFPNFNITYCKTGFEAMNFILERIPSVIISYHKMPLMNGLQLASSLRKKDIHNKVQVIILADKLNDDDIVEYKKIKVDNFINFNKSPKEIAELVSGIIS, from the coding sequence TTGCAATATGACGACTCTGTTAATCAAATTGTAAAAACATTTAAAGTAATTTCTAAAGAAGAAAAACCGATTTGGTTTAAAGAATTTATTTCATTAGACAAAGTAAATAATAACAGTTTTTTCAGTTTGCTTGTTGATATAACTGATATAAAGCAAAAGGAAATTGAATTCAATAATATTATTGAAGCCAAAACAGTTCAAAATAATTCTAAAGATAAATTAATTTCAATAATTTCTCATGATCTTAGAGCGCCATTTACAAGCCTTTTAGGCTTTTCGGAAATTTTATTGAACGAACCGAATCTTGGCGAAGAAGAAAAACGCGAATACCTAAATTATATTTATGACGCTTCCCAAATACAGCTGCAAATGGTAAATCATTTGTTGGATTGGACAAGACTGCAAACCGGAGCGATGAAGTTTGAACCGCAGAGAATTGAAATTAGAGATATAATTGAAAATTGTATTTCTGTTTTAACGGGAGTCGCAATAAGAAAAAATATTGAAATTAAAGTTGAAGGCGGAAAAGGTGTTTTTGTAAACGCGGATGAAAAACTTATTACACAAGCAATTACAAATCTTTTGAGCAATGCGGTTAAGTTTACGCCCGGCGGAAAAAAAATTAAAGTTGATATTGGATTGTTTAAAGAGAATATGATAGAAGTTATTGTGAAAGATGAAGGTGTTGGTATTTCCGAAAGCAACCAAATGAAATTATTTAAGGTCGAAAGCAAATTTTCACAGTTAGGAACTGCAGGAGAAAAAGGAAGCGGCTTGGGACTTGCGTTAGTGAAAGAAATTGTTGATAAGCACTCCGGTAAAATTTGGTTTTATTCAGAGCTGCAGAAAGGGAGCGAATTTCATTTCACAATACCAAGAGCCGATGATACGATATTAATTGTGGAAGAACATGAAGATTTACGAAAGGAATATGAAAAAATATTTAAAATTAAATTTCCTAATTTTAATATAACATACTGCAAAACCGGTTTTGAAGCAATGAATTTTATTCTTGAACGAATTCCTTCCGTAATTATCAGTTATCATAAAATGCCGCTAATGAACGGTTTACAACTTGCTTCCTCATTAAGAAAAAAAGATATTCATAATAAAGTTCAAGTAATTATTCTTGCAGATAAACTTAATGATGATGACATAGTTGAATATAAAAAAATAAAAGTTGATAATTTTATCAATTTTAATAAATCGCCTAAAGAAATCGCCGAATTAGTCTCCGGTATCATTTCTTAA
- a CDS encoding NAD-dependent deacylase, with translation MELKKELIEKLKSADSLLFFTGAGISAESGIATFRGKDGLWNKLKPEELANFNAFMKNPDMVWEWYQYRRKIVEESVPNKGHLAIAELQNYYKVYVSTQNVDNLHARAGSKNIEELHGSIVRNFCINCKTFYEHQDFLFENKVPRCPKCGGLIRPDVVWFGENLRGQAFPNSEKLAKQCDICFVVGTTGIVYPAAYIPLTAKEYGAYLVEINIEPTEMTYNVNYSLFGKSGEILPKILNLVKEIKN, from the coding sequence ATGGAACTTAAAAAAGAATTAATCGAAAAGTTGAAATCAGCAGATTCGTTATTATTTTTTACCGGAGCCGGAATCTCCGCTGAAAGCGGAATTGCGACTTTTAGAGGAAAAGACGGATTATGGAATAAGCTTAAACCCGAAGAACTTGCAAATTTTAATGCCTTTATGAAAAATCCCGATATGGTTTGGGAATGGTATCAATACAGAAGAAAAATAGTTGAAGAATCAGTGCCAAATAAAGGTCATTTGGCAATTGCAGAATTACAAAATTACTATAAAGTTTACGTCTCCACTCAAAATGTTGATAATTTACATGCGCGAGCGGGCAGTAAAAATATTGAAGAATTACACGGCAGTATTGTTAGAAATTTTTGCATAAATTGTAAAACATTTTATGAGCATCAAGATTTTTTGTTTGAAAACAAGGTTCCGCGCTGCCCAAAATGCGGCGGCTTAATTCGACCCGACGTAGTTTGGTTTGGTGAAAATTTAAGAGGGCAAGCTTTTCCTAACAGCGAAAAACTCGCGAAACAATGTGATATTTGTTTTGTCGTTGGTACAACCGGTATAGTTTATCCTGCCGCTTACATTCCGCTTACCGCAAAAGAATACGGCGCATATTTAGTTGAGATAAATATTGAGCCAACCGAAATGACTTATAATGTTAACTATTCACTGTTTGGAAAATCCGGTGAGATTTTACCCAAAATATTGAATTTGGTAAAAGAGATTAAAAATTAA
- the rpsT gene encoding 30S ribosomal protein S20, protein MANHKSAKKRAKTSEKRRQINKASLSKVKTLVKNVLESKEKETAEVNLKDAVAYLDRVSGKGRIHKNNAARKKSQLTKFVNSLAVK, encoded by the coding sequence ATGGCAAATCATAAATCTGCTAAGAAAAGAGCAAAAACTAGTGAAAAAAGAAGACAAATAAACAAAGCTTCATTGTCTAAAGTAAAAACATTAGTAAAAAATGTTCTTGAATCAAAAGAAAAAGAAACTGCAGAAGTTAATTTGAAAGATGCTGTTGCATATTTAGATAGAGTTTCCGGAAAAGGTAGAATTCATAAAAATAATGCTGCTAGAAAGAAATCTCAATTAACAAAATTTGTAAATTCATTAGCTGTAAAATAG
- a CDS encoding UpxY family transcription antiterminator yields the protein MHNSEIIAQKYWYALYTKPRHEFKASSQLTASGIEHYLPTVTKIRQWSDRKKKVTEPLMSGYIFIRGNEKDRLIALEQQSVVRAIFFEGKPAIVPNWQIENLQKMLERGFDVSVTDSIAIGKRVKIISGPFQDIEGIVYENANQDKILAITIDLLRRSVIVKIPKESVIEAK from the coding sequence TTGCATAATTCTGAAATTATTGCGCAAAAATATTGGTATGCACTTTATACAAAACCACGGCATGAATTTAAAGCTTCAAGTCAGTTAACGGCAAGCGGAATAGAACATTACTTACCTACCGTTACAAAAATTAGGCAGTGGAGCGATAGAAAGAAGAAGGTAACTGAACCTTTGATGAGCGGTTATATTTTTATTAGAGGTAACGAAAAAGACAGACTAATTGCTTTAGAACAGCAATCCGTTGTAAGAGCAATATTCTTTGAAGGAAAACCGGCAATTGTTCCAAATTGGCAAATTGAAAATTTGCAAAAAATGCTCGAGAGAGGTTTTGACGTTTCCGTAACAGATAGTATTGCAATTGGAAAAAGAGTTAAAATAATTTCCGGACCATTCCAAGATATAGAAGGAATTGTTTATGAAAATGCAAATCAAGATAAAATTTTGGCTATTACAATTGATCTGCTAAGAAGGTCTGTAATTGTTAAAATACCGAAAGAAAGCGTTATTGAAGCAAAATAG
- a CDS encoding 6-carboxytetrahydropterin synthase, which translates to MKIAKEFRWEMGHRLQCHKGKCHNLHGHSYKLIVEFSGEINNEGMVLDYFDVKDIVGPLVEELDHTIIISDQDSELIDAIQKLKSAHVIVNFESTAENLCKYFLKKISEKKLADNVTKIKVRVCETENTYAEDEICLNRN; encoded by the coding sequence ATGAAAATCGCAAAGGAATTCCGATGGGAAATGGGTCACAGATTACAATGCCACAAAGGTAAATGCCATAATTTGCACGGACATTCATATAAATTAATTGTAGAATTTTCCGGTGAAATAAATAATGAAGGTATGGTCTTAGATTATTTTGATGTTAAGGATATTGTCGGTCCTTTAGTAGAAGAACTTGATCATACTATTATTATTAGCGATCAAGATTCTGAATTAATTGACGCAATACAAAAATTAAAATCGGCGCACGTTATAGTAAATTTTGAAAGTACTGCGGAAAATTTATGTAAATATTTTTTGAAGAAAATCTCCGAAAAAAAATTAGCCGATAATGTTACAAAAATTAAAGTCAGAGTTTGCGAAACAGAAAATACATATGCCGAAGATGAAATTTGTTTAAACAGAAATTAG